A region of Toxorhynchites rutilus septentrionalis strain SRP chromosome 1, ASM2978413v1, whole genome shotgun sequence DNA encodes the following proteins:
- the LOC129766714 gene encoding uncharacterized protein LOC129766714, producing MPRKYKKKMDRQRWKEGELEKATQAIKDGFSLRKASRVFAIPRTTLMRIVQNSSAASEETHRTVFSSQQEQEMLNHVLNLQSRLYGLTARDIRKMAFELAEKNRLPHPFNPKTRLAGRDWFIGFMKRHPTISMRTPEGTSVARARAFNKPSVQRFFDVLESKLNVMQYTPSQIYNVDETSVSTVPNSSIKIAAKKGQKRVGIITSAERGESTTVVMCMSASGHYIPPMIIFPRMRMNDQLKTGAPHGTTFACNPSGYMTTELFSEWFKHFVQHARPTSERPLLLILDGHSSHSKNFDFCETAAKMHVVVIVLPPHCSHRMQPLDVSFMGPFKKFYGDATGLLLKKTPGKAVTQYDIAGLVGIAFPRAATQMIAANGFSATGICPFNREIFEVDDFAPAEVTNQPETETISSHDQTQFDGVDQAVDAADDSFEVGPSDIIPLPKAIASNDRKRIPDKSCELTATSHRKSLLEAEVQKSIKAMRKVQKKVVPKRNRKRKGMDSDVTEDVLCEYCAALFSQSQLGWMLCISCKVWYHNQCTENESVTCPICML from the exons atgccgcggaaatacaaaaaaaagatggacagacaacgttggaaggagGGGGAACTTGAAAaggcaacgcaggccatcaaggacgGATTTTCTCTGCGCAAAGCATCGAGAGTGTTTGCAATTCCTCGAACAACATTGATGAGAATTGTGCAAAATTCGTCGGCCGCATCCGAAGAAACACACAGAACCGTTTTCTCTTCCCAGCAGGAACAGGAGATGCTCAACCATGTTCTCAACCTGCAAAGTCGGCTATATGGTTTGACGGCACGTGATATCCGGAAAATGGCATTTGAATTAGCCGAAAAAAATAGACTTCCTCATCCGTTCAATCCAAAAACTCGCTTAGCCGGAAGAGATTGGTTCATCGGATTCATGAAGCGCCATCCAACAATTTCAATGCGAACGCCAGAAGGAACATCAGTAGCAAGAGCTAGAGCATTCAATAAACCATCAGTCCAACGGTTTTTCGATGTTCTTGAGAGcaaattgaatgtaatgcaatacACACCATCACAAATTTATAATGTTGATGAAACGAGTGTTTCCACG GTTCCAAACAGCAGCATAAAAATAGCTGCAAAGAAAGGCCAGAAGCGTGTGGGCATCATAACAAGTGCGGAAAGAGGCGAGTCGACGACAGTGGTAATGTGTATGTCTGCGTCGGGACATTACATACCACCAATGATAATCTTCCCCCGCATGAGAATGAACGATCAATTGAAAACTGGTGCTCCTCACGGTACAACATTTGCTTGTAATCCTTCTGGATACATGACCACAGAATTGTTTTCGGAATGGTTCAAGCATTTTGTGCAACATGCACGACCCACATCGGAACGCCCTCTTCTGTTGATTCTTGACGGTCATTCTTCCCACAGCAAGAATTTCGATTTTTGTGAAACTGCTGCAAAGATGCACGTTGTAGTAATCGTGCTTCCACCTCATTGCAGTCATCGTATGCAGCCGTTGGACGTAAGCTTCATGGGTCCTTTCAAAAAGTTCTACGGAGATGCTACCGGCTTACTTTTGAAGAAAACTCCAGGCAAAGCAGTTACACAATACGACATAGCGGGTTTGGTCGGAATCGCTTTTCCGCGTGCAGCGACACAAATGATAGCTGCGAACGGTTTTTCTGCTACAGGAATCTGTCCATTCAATCGGGAAATATTCGAAGTGGACGATTTTGCACCCGCAGAAGTTACTAATCAACCAGAAACTGAAACGATATCTTCCCACGATCAAACCCAATTCGACGGTGTTGATCAAGCTGTGGATGCTGCGGATGATTCTTTCGAAGTTGGCCCGTCAGACATCATTCCTCTACCGAAAGCAATTGCATCAAATGACAGGAAGCGAATACCTGATAAATCTTGCGAGTTGACAGCAACAAGTCATCGTAAAAGTTTGTTAGAAGCTGAAGTTCAAAAGTCGATCAAAGCTATGCGTAAAGTCCAGAAAAAAGTTGTTCCGAAGAGAAATCGTAAAAGGAAGGGAATGGATTCGGATGTCACAGAGGATGTTTTATGCGAGTATTGCGCAGCATTATTCAGTCAGTCCCAATTAGGGTGGATGCTGTGCATTAGTTGTAAAGTATGGTATCACAATCAATGCACAGAGAATGAAAGCGTAACATGCCCCATATGTATGTTGTAA